The following are encoded together in the Eptesicus fuscus isolate TK198812 chromosome 16, DD_ASM_mEF_20220401, whole genome shotgun sequence genome:
- the PCBP1 gene encoding poly(rC)-binding protein 1: MDAGVTESGLNVTLTIRLLMHGKEVGSIIGKKGESVKRIREESGARINISEGNCPERIITLTGPTNAIFKAFAMIIDKLEEDINSSMTNSTAASRPPVTLRLVVPATQCGSLIGKGGCKIKEIRESTGAQVQVAGDMLPNSTERAITIAGVPQSVTECVKQICLVMLETLSQSPQGRVMTIPYQPMPASSPVICAGGQDRCSDAAGYPHATHDLEGPPLDAYSIQGQHTISPLDLAKLNQVARQQSHFAMMHGGTGFAGIDSSSPEVKGYWASLDASTQTTHELTIPNNLIGCIIGRQGANINEIRQMSGAQIKIANPVEGSSGRQVTITGSAASISLAQYLINARLSSEKGMGCS; the protein is encoded by the coding sequence ATGGATGCCGGTGTGACTGAAAGTGGACTAAATGTGACTCTCACCATTCGGCTGCTTATGCACGGAAAGGAAGTGGGCAGCATCATCGGGAAGAAAGGGGAGTCGGTTAAGAGGATCCGCGAGGAGAGTGGCGCGCGGATCAACATCTCGGAGGGGAATTGTCCGGAGAGAATCATCACTCTGACCGGCCCCACCAATGCCATCTTTAAGGCCTTCGCTATGATCATCGATAAGCTGGAGGAAGATATCAACAGCTCCATGACCAACAGCACGGCGGCCAGCAGGCCCCCGGTCACCCTGCGGCTGGTGGTGCCGGCCACCCAGTGCGGCTCCCTGATTGGGAAAGGCGGCTGTAAGATCAAAGAGATCCGCGAGAGCACCGGGGCCCAAGTCCAGGTGGCGGGGGATATGCTGCCCAACTCCACCGAGCGGGCCATCACCATTGCTGGCGTGCCGCAGTCTGTCACCGAGTGTGTCAAGCAGATCTGCCTGGTCATGCTGGAGACGCTCTCCCAGTCTCCGCAAGGAAGAGTCATGACCATTCCGTACCAGCCCATGCCAGCCAGCTCTCCGGTCATCTGCGCGGGCGGCCAAGATCGGTGCAGCGACGCTGCGGGCTACCCTCATGCCACCCATGACCTGGAGGGACCACCGCTAGATGCCTACTCGATTCAAGGACAACACACCATTTCTCCGCTCGATCTGGCCAAGCTGAACCAGGTGGCAAGACAACAGTCCCACTTTGCCATGATGCACGGCGGGACCGGATTCGCCGGAATTGACTCCAGCTCTCCGGAGGTGAAAGGCTATTGGGCAAGTTTGGATGCATCTACTCAAACCACCCATGAACTCACCATTCCAAATAACTTAATTGGCTGCATAATCGGGCGCCAGGGCGCCAACATCAATGAGATCCGCCAGATGTCCGGGGCCCAGATCAAAATTGCCAATCCAGTGGAAGGCTCTTCTGGTAGGCAGGTTACTATCACTGGTTCTGCTGCCAGTATTAGTCTGGCCCAATATCTAATCAATGCCAGGCTTTCCTCTGAGAAGGGCATGGGGTGCAGCTAG